The Glycine soja cultivar W05 chromosome 3, ASM419377v2, whole genome shotgun sequence genome window below encodes:
- the LOC114406180 gene encoding uracil phosphoribosyltransferase, chloroplastic isoform X3 encodes MACSRIHFNLNLRFPSDAAPIASTCHSPSRLSLSLSHSPLFTTTPKADNTTNSKNSELDIFNFPFISCFIYYFNYFFNIGFVCFSLLCSHLLRWIRFSRMFIYIPSFYSLCCVLLLSFSAQIAYSSAPRRTCGAVCSQMTMEEKPLSENRMLVYVPPHPLIKHWVSVLRNEQTPCPIFRNAMAELGRLLMYEASRDWLPTVSGEIQSPMGVASVEFIDPREPVAVIPILRAGLALAEHASSILPATKTYHLEMGKLFSPLYI; translated from the exons ATGGCTTGTTCCCGCATTCACTTCAACCTTAATCTCCGTTTCCCCTCTGATGCGGCACCAATTGCTTCCACATGTCACTCTCCCTCTCGCCTCTCTCTTTCCCTCTCGCACTCCCCTCTCTTCACAACAACACCAAAGGCAGATAATACCACTAATTCTAAAAACAGTGAAttggatatttttaatttcccaTTTATTTCAtgcttcatttattattttaattatttttttaatattgggtTTGTTTGCTTTTCTTTGCTTTGCTCCCATTTATTACGTTGGATTCGATTCTCACGCatgtttatttatatacccTCTTTTTATTCGTTGTGTTGTGTTCTGTTGCTTTCTTTCTCCGCTCAGATCGCTTATTCCAGTGCTCCGCGGCGCACGTGTGGTGCGGTGTGCTCTCAGATGACCATGGAGGAGAAGCCTCTCTCTGAGAACCGAATGCTC GTGTATGTGCCTCCTCATCCGTTGATCAAGCATTGGGTTTCAGTTTTGAGGAATGAGCAAACTCCATGTCCCATCTTCA GAAATGCAATGGCTGAGCTGGGAAGGCTACTAATGTATGAAGCTTCAAGGGATTGGTTG CCCACCGTTTCTGGAGAGATTCAATCACCAATGGGTGTAGCCTCAGTGGAATTCATTGATCCAAGGGAGCCTGTGGCT GTAATTCCAATCCTAAGAGCAGGCCTTGCTCTTGCTGAACATGCATCATCGATCTTGCctgcaacaaaaacatatcatttaG AGATGGGGAAACTCTTCAGCCCACTATATATTTAA